One segment of Hydrogenothermus marinus DNA contains the following:
- the fabD gene encoding ACP S-malonyltransferase, with amino-acid sequence MSKLAFVFPGQGSQEICMGKDVYEKYPEIQELHEKINEKLGFNITDIIFNNEEKLNLTEYTQPALVITSYSLFYALNKEKPDLIPDFVAGHSLGEFTALTVAGSLNIEDAVWITNIRGKLMQEAVPEGVGAMAAIIGLKAEDIEEVLKDINGIVEIANYNSYQQTVISGETEAVEKAMEILKDKGAKRVVKLAVSVPAHSSMLKEKAKEFAKYIDEIEIKDAKIPVISNITATPIKEADEIRNELKAHFYSPVRWVQTVEFLKSQSVDTIFEIGPKNVLTGLIKRIDKFNLKNIRNLQDIQNL; translated from the coding sequence ATGTCAAAATTAGCTTTTGTTTTTCCAGGACAAGGCTCTCAAGAAATTTGTATGGGAAAAGATGTTTATGAAAAATATCCTGAAATTCAAGAGTTACATGAAAAAATAAATGAAAAACTTGGTTTTAATATTACAGATATCATTTTTAATAATGAAGAAAAACTAAATCTTACAGAATATACTCAACCTGCTTTAGTTATTACATCTTATAGCCTTTTTTATGCTTTAAATAAAGAAAAGCCTGATTTAATACCTGATTTTGTAGCAGGACATTCCTTAGGAGAGTTTACAGCTTTAACAGTTGCAGGCTCTTTAAATATTGAAGATGCAGTATGGATAACAAATATAAGAGGGAAATTAATGCAAGAGGCGGTTCCTGAAGGTGTTGGAGCAATGGCAGCAATTATTGGCTTAAAAGCTGAAGATATAGAAGAAGTATTAAAAGATATAAATGGAATTGTTGAGATAGCAAATTATAACTCTTATCAACAAACAGTAATTTCTGGAGAAACTGAAGCAGTAGAAAAAGCTATGGAGATTTTAAAAGATAAAGGAGCTAAAAGAGTAGTAAAGCTTGCAGTTTCAGTCCCTGCTCATTCATCAATGCTTAAAGAAAAAGCAAAGGAGTTTGCAAAATATATAGATGAGATAGAAATAAAGGATGCTAAAATCCCTGTAATTTCCAATATTACTGCAACACCTATAAAAGAAGCAGATGAAATTAGAAATGAATTAAAAGCTCATTTTTACTCTCCTGTTAGATGGGTTCAAACTGTTGAGTTCTTAAAATCTCAGTCTGTAGATACAATATTTGAAATTGGTCCTAAAAATGTATTAACAGGATTAATAAAAAGAATAGATAAATTTAATC